The DNA sequence ACAGCTTCTTCTTCAGGGACATCCTGTAGAGAATCTGGTAACCGTCATCCCAAGCATACACCTGCTTCTCTACAGGATTGTACTTCAGGCTGGAGTGCGCTCCGAAGCGCCTAGGGAAGTAGAGAAGTGGGGCTTCTCCGGGTGTTACCATGTCAttaacatcaaacacacactggactctagagcggCTGGGGGGTCTAGTGTTGTAGACCACGTAGAGGGTGCCACAAACAAAAAACGCCGCTTCAGCATTGTTTCTGGAGCATGCCGTGTCCCACATCTGCTCGATGTCCAGTGTGTCAGGGTCCATCTTGGCCAGGTTTATGGTTTCTCCAACAGCATACAATGCCCAAAGTCCTTCCTCATCTGCAATCAGGTCCACCATGGTCTCAGGATTGAAGCTGTACACGGACACCTGGTCCTGTACTGGAAGAACGGCACTGTCCACCAATGAGCTATTCTCCAGATGAAATTTGATCAGCTGCAACTCTGATCTCTCAGTCACGTAGTAAAGAAAGCCATCATAGACAGCATGGCCAGTACCATACCATGCAAAGGGGAGGGTTATCTGCTTTCCTTTGGACATGCCAGATGATGCAGAGAGCTCTTTTACTGACTTGAACTCATAGAAAGTATCCTCAGAAGTTCCATTAAAGATGTAGACCTTTGCAGTCCTGGCATCCTTAGTCCAGACCCCTTTGGTGCTGCCCAGTCTTTTCACGATCTTCATGGCTCGGATACTTGACACAATGTCGACGCAAACTGTGaggaaataaattaatcacCATCAGTGTTCAGTGCCAAACAATACCAGCCTGTTGAATTGTGAAAAGCTGGGAAGATCATATATGTAAATCCTGAAGTCATAACATACATAacctaagcctaataataaaggaagcctaatggaaggagtctccagtgtcagtgctatgTAACAGtcattcttcaggacagagaagtttccaccttgcggtttctcagtaatatgacaagctgcatttctgcATATCAACTTCAAAAGAGTGtgatgagggaacaactatttatCAATGTTATaatctaagtgataacaggaactaacttgcttcatagacattccacatcattaaacataagtataaatgtattttaaactatatgatgtgttgttctattatgaatttaaaaaaatgcaaacgtGAGAGCAAAGTGAGATTGTCTAACTGATGATTAACAAAAAAAGGATATatagcttttttaaattaagcatgGGCCATTCTTATTCTTCAAGGTGTCGCAAAATTAGAAGGAAAACACTAGCCTTTGCCACTTTtcaaattaatacaaattaataaGATACAATTTTTTTACACCAATTCCAATGAATGACCAATTAGCACTAACAATCTCATGATTTTCTTAAGATAAACAAAAAGcatatgtaatatacagtatatagtaagATCCATAatgttatcaaaaaaaaaaaaaaaaaaaaattagcgtTAGAGAAATAACATTTACCTAGAGAACTTATTCAGAACATTTCAGGCCAGACCCTGCCTGGAGGAaaacttatttcatttttttttcttttaaagttcCAGTGGCATACATCTAGCCTGAGGGAGTGAATTTTGCAACcaacatcaataataataataaaaaaaactcttcacTTCCTGGAACTATTTTACTCAGAActactgagagagaaaaagatgttAACCTAATGGAAATGAGGCCAAGATGAAGGTAATATAGATGAAGCCCTGAAATTATCATAAGAGGGCATTATCTACCACTCTATAGCAAGACTTCTCTACTGCTCTACTTCTCTACTTCGTTCACAGACCTAAAAGCAAGGAGTTGCTTGCAAGTTatgaaaagactttttttttccccaggtcaCTTCAGAGCACAGCTTAGACACTTCCAAAAATTTTAGAGGACTGCTAAACGCTTCAGCTTTTGCAAAGGTGTCATATTTAAGGTGATTTGTGACAGTTACAAGGGAAAAAGTGAGCCTACATCTTAAGGAAATAGTCTGGCTTAACTGCAGGTGTCCTCTTTGTTTTGTCCTTGAATCAATAAGACATTGCAGCCTAGAGGAACATAACATCCATCACCAGCTGGAATGATCCAGCTCACAGTACATGATGATAAAGGACTTTTTTAATATGAGCTGAGTATGAATGGAACCTCATCTGACCTGTGCACAGGCCAGCGGTGCTCCAAGCCATGATCCTGTTCCTCAAAATAACCAACATGCCAGAACAAACTAACTCACAGATACTAATGGACACTTTCCAGGCTTTATGAAATTGAGTAATGAATAATGATTTATGCAGGAAATACCAGAGTGAAcatggttttttttattgtgtattgcAGAACATTGAATGAGAAAGCTGTTGGAAAGCTGTGGATGTcaaaatatccagaacacaaAAATATGGAGACTGAACAATATTCCCCTATGTAACAAACCATCAGCCTGGCCTTGGTAAGTCTGGATTTGTTATATCTATGAGAACAATGTTGCAATACTGCGGAAACTGTGATTTATCTCCTGATATAAAATAATGGTCTGGTTTTGGGATCCAAATGCGATCATTTTAAGCTTTGTATATAGGATTTACGGCAAAATGAGAAAACCATGTGAACATTTCTCACTTAAAAGATGTTTTAGACTTTGACTCCCCCCAAATCAGGGGTCGTCACCTGGTGGACCCTGGCCTAGATCCAGaaccagcaaagtatttcagcagatcaAACCAAGCACTtgaaaatactgtagcagaactGATCAATGTAGTCAAAAAAACTGGTCATACAACCATACAGATCCATGTTGCAGCCATTTGCGTGAATTATTTACTTTAGACAGCCCATagatcgttttttttttttcatttacccATTCTGGTTTGATAAgtgaagtgattaaaaaaaatcagctggaCAGAGAAGCTTTAAGACGTTTCATCTAATCGGGCTCCATGGCTCTAGTCAAAAGTGTTACCATGAAATGCCAGTATAGCACAAAACATTACCACAACAAGTTGTTGTAGAAGCATCTTATTAATATCAATGAACTTATCACTAATTGTTGAGAATTAAAACGTTGTTAACTGTTGTCACTATTCAGTCATTTTGCTTATTTGGATCTTTTTAAGGAAGGAATTTTAGCTGGACCTTCAAAATTTTAGCTGAATACCCCtgaaaatttttcttttttcacttttatcaTTACATATTATGTTTACAGCCCACTTGCCAACCTGATGACCAATTATATAACTGTCTGAACATGGTTTTATGAGTATATAACAGAAAGAAGCAAATAAAAACTTATCAAACCATAATAAAAACCTTAATTCAACATATGGCTTTAAATCCAATAAAGAAATTCCTGTCTTCTAATGTAGccaggatttttttccccaatttctCAATCTAGTGATTTTGTGCAGAGAATGCAGCCAACACCAGTACAGCATTTAATGAGTAGCTAAATATAGTCAAGGTCCAAGTGCCAAGATGCCACCAGGACCGAAACCGAAGGTACATGATCAAAAGATCTCCTCAACTCCTCCACACTTTCAGTGGCTCACCTGAAACCTCAAAAAACTcatccttcttcttcctctccttcacCACAGGATCTTGTTCCACCATTTTGTCCACTGCTTTAACACAAGGTTTGGGTGGGTTTTTGGTTTCGATGTAGTCCATCTCTCGCTCCACCCGGTCCACCCGCACCCCAGCTCCCTCCAGGTCCTCCCGTAGCTTCTCGTGCTCCTTCCCCAGTTTCTCCAGCAGATCTGCAGCCTGATTCCTGAACTTCTTCAGGTCGCTGCTGTAACGGTTGTTCTGCTCATGCCATAAGACAATACGTTCCtgaacacagacaaacaaaaaaaagacagatgacTAATATGACTATAAAAGACTTATTAGGCACAACATGTGACCTGTTTTCAGCACACGTTATGTGTAgtcttgtatttaaaaatgtagctgCAAGCGTAGTCAGGATTAAAGTGGTGGCATTTGATCAAAAATGTGATCAGAGGCTGAAAAACAAGGATCTCACTGAGGTCAATATGCAATTGAAAGGAAATGAAGCAGATTTACTTCTCTCCTTCGGAGCAGTGTTGACCAGAGGTGGGAAGTAAAAGTACAATTACTTTGTTACTCTATTAAAGTCTGTTTTTTCAAGTATCTGTCTTGTACTccagtttttctttcacttaatACCTTTGACTTGTACTTACTACATTTCCAAACACTACATTTTGGTATAATCACACATTTGTAAAGTCATAAAGTGAATTTTTAGCATCATCATAACAATTGTGATAGCAAGAATGAGAGCTAAATACCTatcactgtaatctatctgtctgtgtctatCTATGTacagtttgtattgtgacagcAAGCTGTTAGCATTTGGCTAGTTTGTATCAACagagttattatcatgctagctaacatttgagagattaggaataaagctgttgttagttagcttagctaatgttttctcACATCGGTTCCTTCGTGAAACGGTCATTAATTTAACATCGCTAACTAACATCAGTGTGATCTGAGGcaaatgtcttttttctttgtgaatctttcttgtgtttttccttttatacTTTAAGAAAATTTAagagtttacatttttctaCTTTGAATGAAGAATTTAAAGCCATACTTAATCTTTTACCACAGTATTTATTTAGACGAGTAGCTACACTTTAATTTGAGTAAAGAACTCCTCTAGTTTTGACATATGACTCTTTTAAGCAACCCAATGATTTGCTTTTCTCAAAGATTACTAGGTGTAGTATGTTTTAACAATTATTTCCAGTAAAGCTTTTTCTACTGTTGGTTAGTCTACAACGTCACCGTCCCCAAagcatcatcaacatcattttAAGCTCTTTAGTTCTACGCTTGTGGCAAGTGATATGGAATCAATGTACTGGGACATAAAGGCATTCTGACCTACAGTCTAAATCTAAAGAAGGGAAATCTTCCTTAACAACAAAGTGTCACATCAGTGTCGGAATTGGTGTCACACTACAACTCCCAAGAGGCATCAGGGACTACAGACAAGGCTGTCAAGAACCACAGTTTCTACACTGCTTCATGGCGTAAAGAAATCGCCACCAAAGAcgacatctcacacactcactgtcatgCTCAAGCtacctgattactgatcacgCACACCTTGacgcaatcacacaca is a window from the Pangasianodon hypophthalmus isolate fPanHyp1 chromosome 16, fPanHyp1.pri, whole genome shotgun sequence genome containing:
- the olfml3a gene encoding olfactomedin-like protein 3B, translated to MKAGFFFSILLSMLAQLSQAQYHYQTLMNYLESRMAAMEERIVLWHEQNNRYSSDLKKFRNQAADLLEKLGKEHEKLREDLEGAGVRVDRVEREMDYIETKNPPKPCVKAVDKMVEQDPVVKERKKKDEFFEVSVCVDIVSSIRAMKIVKRLGSTKGVWTKDARTAKVYIFNGTSEDTFYEFKSVKELSASSGMSKGKQITLPFAWYGTGHAVYDGFLYYVTERSELQLIKFHLENSSLVDSAVLPVQDQVSVYSFNPETMVDLIADEEGLWALYAVGETINLAKMDPDTLDIEQMWDTACSRNNAEAAFFVCGTLYVVYNTRPPSRSRVQCVFDVNDMVTPGEAPLLYFPRRFGAHSSLKYNPVEKQVYAWDDGYQILYRMSLKKKLWAIVPPPEE